The proteins below come from a single Nostoc sp. KVJ3 genomic window:
- a CDS encoding chemotaxis protein CheW — protein sequence MSNDLHNSPAGESQIIDRPVLNDCWNKIGVMGDRSCTELKNVIHCHECQVFAAVGDSLLERQPPLNYVDEWISVLAETPVDEETQNNETIIKTASAISVMIFRLGNEQLALSAKILQEVTHPCVIQPLPHRSNELFLGLVNIRGETLLCASLSNLLNLESVEENPANTLPINSQRMMVAGHQNEKWVFPVDEVYGIYRFHLNELRDAPVVIAKAAQSYTQGIINWQGKKVNCLDSELLFYTLNSKIL from the coding sequence ATGAGTAACGATTTACATAATTCACCTGCTGGGGAGAGCCAAATAATTGATCGTCCCGTCTTAAACGATTGCTGGAATAAAATTGGAGTGATGGGCGATCGCTCCTGTACAGAGCTAAAAAATGTCATTCATTGTCATGAATGTCAAGTTTTTGCTGCGGTTGGGGATAGTTTGTTAGAACGTCAGCCACCACTTAATTATGTAGATGAGTGGATTAGTGTACTAGCAGAAACACCTGTTGATGAGGAAACCCAAAACAATGAAACCATCATTAAGACAGCATCAGCTATTTCTGTGATGATTTTTCGTTTGGGGAATGAGCAATTAGCTTTAAGTGCCAAAATTTTGCAAGAAGTTACTCACCCTTGTGTGATTCAACCTCTACCCCACCGAAGCAACGAGTTATTTTTGGGGCTAGTGAATATTCGAGGAGAAACTTTACTTTGTGCGTCTCTGAGCAATTTATTGAACTTAGAATCGGTAGAAGAAAATCCTGCAAATACCTTGCCTATAAACTCACAAAGAATGATGGTAGCAGGACATCAAAATGAAAAATGGGTATTCCCAGTTGATGAGGTTTACGGTATTTACCGTTTTCACCTCAACGAGTTACGAGATGCACCTGTTGTCATAGCCAAAGCCGCTCAATCTTACACCCAAGGCATCATTAATTGGCAGGGCAAGAAAGTCAATTGTCTTGACTCGGAATTATTGTTTTACACCCTCAATAGTAAAATCTTATAG